A part of Carnobacterium gallinarum DSM 4847 genomic DNA contains:
- a CDS encoding Y-family DNA polymerase — MEVEMDYSNEPHDDILCVDVKSFYASVECVERKLNPLTTMLVVMSNAENAGGLVLAASPAAKKRLGISNVSRKYDLPDHKDLLVVPPRMSLYIEKNKEILNIFRKYAIEDDILVYSIDEAFIRVSPVKKLFHSSAYEIARKIQKDIYHSLGLYVTVGIGDNLLLAKLALDNEAKNAKDFKAEWRYEDVQEKVWSIDPLTNFWGIGSKTANKLKLMGIRSIRDLANADVMRLKNKFGVLGEQLYAHSWGLDRSDITKKHMTLEKSYGNSQVLTKDYYIKEEIEVVIKEIAEQVASRLRKHDCQSGCVSLMVGYSINQTEKGFNRQMKIPFTNNTKEIAKHCLYIFNKYYLGAPVRHLGVSCSKLKVDLAVQLDLFKEPESQLNELVIDDIVDRVRRKYGFSSIVHASSLIEGATAIKRSSLVGGHASGHIKAIAGIDKNE; from the coding sequence ATGGAAGTTGAAATGGATTATTCAAATGAGCCTCATGATGATATTTTATGTGTCGACGTAAAATCTTTTTACGCCTCGGTTGAGTGCGTTGAGAGGAAGTTAAATCCTTTAACAACGATGCTTGTTGTCATGTCCAATGCAGAAAATGCTGGTGGTTTAGTGCTAGCAGCTTCACCAGCTGCAAAGAAGCGGTTAGGTATTTCAAACGTGTCCCGAAAATATGACTTGCCAGATCATAAAGATTTACTCGTAGTACCGCCACGAATGTCCCTTTATATAGAGAAAAACAAAGAGATACTTAATATATTCAGGAAGTACGCTATAGAGGACGATATTTTAGTCTACTCTATCGATGAAGCCTTTATAAGAGTGTCACCAGTCAAAAAATTATTTCACTCTAGCGCTTACGAAATCGCTCGTAAAATCCAAAAAGATATATACCATAGTCTTGGTTTATATGTGACGGTTGGGATAGGGGACAATTTACTTTTAGCAAAACTAGCCCTGGATAATGAAGCAAAAAACGCCAAAGATTTTAAAGCTGAATGGCGTTATGAAGACGTTCAAGAAAAGGTTTGGAGTATTGATCCGCTCACCAATTTTTGGGGGATTGGTTCTAAAACAGCAAATAAGCTAAAATTGATGGGAATACGCTCTATAAGAGATTTAGCCAATGCTGATGTAATGAGGCTAAAGAACAAATTCGGCGTACTTGGAGAACAATTATATGCACATAGCTGGGGCTTAGACAGAAGCGACATTACAAAAAAGCACATGACGCTTGAAAAGTCATACGGAAACTCACAAGTCCTTACAAAGGATTATTATATAAAAGAAGAAATAGAAGTCGTAATAAAGGAAATAGCCGAACAGGTCGCAAGTAGATTAAGGAAGCACGATTGCCAAAGTGGTTGTGTGTCATTGATGGTCGGTTATTCAATTAACCAAACTGAAAAAGGCTTTAACAGACAAATGAAAATTCCATTTACTAACAATACGAAGGAGATAGCAAAGCATTGCTTATATATTTTCAACAAGTATTACCTAGGGGCACCAGTGCGCCATTTAGGGGTTTCGTGTTCAAAATTAAAAGTTGATTTAGCTGTACAATTAGATCTGTTTAAAGAGCCTGAAAGCCAGTTAAATGAGCTTGTAATTGATGATATTGTTGATAGAGTAAGAAGAAAATACGGTTTTTCTTCAATTGTACACGCAAGTAGTTTAATAGAAGGAGCAACAGCAATTAAGCGGAGTTCATTAGTCGGTGGTCATGCTAGTGGACATATTAAAGCTATTGCAGGCATAGATAAAAATGAATGA
- a CDS encoding helix-turn-helix domain-containing protein yields the protein MNVGTMIKDARRAKGLNQQELCEGICTQATISNLESNRTLPNARTLKLIADRLMIDFNELMDLFPNKNGKNEILQSAKVSLRMKDYEKVRKILLKNSNLKKLSNNEVKEYHYYLGMAELLGNNNVPDAMYHFNLGLQVVDNRMDLIGISTLNGIGYAYFMNKESEKAKFYFEKSLTQLKEMRSGDDKFLDLVEFSKIYYHSAKYYSYVKEYDKSNDLLSKAIDLQKKEGELPGLEILYFEKGVNFALSNELTAGKKMIFIALALCEINLNEILITRILKEAKELGMNSIAYEK from the coding sequence ATGAACGTAGGAACAATGATTAAAGATGCTAGGAGAGCAAAAGGGTTAAATCAACAAGAATTATGTGAGGGAATTTGTACACAAGCTACTATAAGTAATTTAGAGAGTAATCGAACTTTGCCAAACGCTCGAACACTGAAATTAATTGCAGACAGGTTGATGATTGATTTTAATGAACTGATGGACCTCTTCCCAAATAAAAATGGAAAAAATGAGATACTACAGTCGGCAAAAGTATCATTAAGAATGAAGGACTATGAGAAAGTAAGAAAAATTTTGCTTAAAAATTCTAATTTAAAGAAATTATCAAATAATGAAGTGAAGGAGTATCATTATTATCTTGGCATGGCAGAATTACTAGGAAATAATAATGTTCCGGATGCAATGTATCATTTTAATTTAGGGTTACAAGTGGTGGATAATAGAATGGATCTGATTGGAATTTCAACTTTAAATGGGATAGGCTATGCCTATTTTATGAATAAGGAAAGTGAGAAAGCTAAATTTTATTTTGAAAAGTCATTAACACAATTAAAAGAAATGAGAAGTGGTGATGATAAATTCTTAGACTTAGTAGAATTCAGTAAAATATATTATCATTCGGCAAAATATTATTCATACGTGAAGGAATATGATAAATCAAATGATTTACTTTCTAAGGCAATAGACTTGCAGAAAAAAGAAGGCGAATTACCAGGGCTAGAAATACTTTATTTTGAAAAAGGTGTAAATTTTGCACTATCTAATGAATTAACAGCTGGTAAAAAAATGATTTTTATCGCTTTAGCATTATGCGAAATCAACTTGAATGAGATCCTTATCACACGAATATTAAAAGAAGCAAAAGAATTGGGAATGAATTCAATTGCATACGAAAAATAA
- a CDS encoding type II toxin-antitoxin system PemK/MazF family toxin has protein sequence MTDNLPNEEVALEPIKIIETAITAYEDDSIIKTDTAKFKLDSTKRFVENSSKPHVLSDGKKYSPLLKKWEIICVNFSGIGSELDNTHYAIILNCNILSDAITILPLTSFKPKVTVEDHTRFSIGKLKNQGRKSVVLFNQITTISRKRIISNLKSNNKNISLTDYQIRLVLSGLRVNVMKEKHLFEELISNNSYIPEFEDPDKQYFHLRSAYKKNIEESTPIKLVYSIPDINNSEKFTVNLNKYENFTRADRKNLLTKWYRAVPKLNNNGEIEISRQDVINQYYEELQSKKKVVEKDEI, from the coding sequence ATGACTGATAATTTACCAAATGAAGAAGTTGCACTTGAACCAATAAAAATTATAGAAACGGCAATCACAGCCTATGAAGACGATTCAATTATTAAAACTGATACGGCTAAATTTAAATTAGATTCTACTAAAAGATTTGTTGAGAATAGCTCGAAACCACATGTACTTAGTGATGGAAAAAAGTATTCTCCTTTGCTAAAAAAGTGGGAAATCATTTGTGTTAATTTTAGTGGTATTGGATCAGAATTAGATAATACTCATTACGCTATTATTCTTAATTGTAATATACTTAGTGACGCAATAACCATACTCCCTCTAACAAGCTTTAAACCTAAAGTGACAGTAGAAGACCACACGAGATTTTCTATTGGTAAACTCAAAAATCAAGGTAGAAAAAGTGTTGTACTTTTTAATCAAATTACTACTATCAGTAGAAAAAGAATCATTTCTAATTTAAAATCTAACAATAAAAATATCAGTCTAACTGACTATCAAATTAGGTTAGTTCTTTCTGGACTGAGAGTAAATGTAATGAAAGAAAAACATCTTTTCGAAGAATTAATTAGCAATAATTCATATATACCCGAATTTGAAGATCCTGACAAACAATATTTTCATTTAAGATCTGCGTACAAAAAAAATATTGAAGAATCTACTCCGATTAAACTAGTTTATTCAATTCCTGATATTAACAATAGTGAGAAATTTACTGTTAATTTAAATAAATATGAAAATTTTACTAGAGCTGACAGAAAAAACCTTTTAACAAAATGGTATAGAGCAGTACCAAAGTTGAATAATAATGGCGAAATAGAGATTTCTAGACAAGATGTCATCAATCAATATTATGAAGAATTACAATCAAAAAAGAAAGTAGTTGAAAAAGATGAGATATAA
- a CDS encoding DUF4314 domain-containing protein, giving the protein MTLSIEKVQEIKEKYPVGTRILVQKLEDKMVDLTEEKGTVSKVDDIGGIHVKWDNGKQLALYEGVDKFKIIENYGIVFTAQNGMVRQETMKLPSEITLDFCYKLLNVSLIDIIRLEHSIDIIVDDEGLLKWSNYVSTITICGENKKIAGNFLMVGSNSDGEFIPLNQKQLNWIEENITYSRFCYKY; this is encoded by the coding sequence ATGACACTATCCATTGAAAAAGTTCAAGAAATAAAGGAAAAATATCCAGTAGGTACTAGAATACTCGTCCAAAAATTGGAGGATAAAATGGTTGACTTGACGGAAGAGAAGGGCACCGTTTCTAAAGTTGATGATATAGGCGGAATTCACGTTAAATGGGATAACGGAAAGCAGTTAGCACTTTATGAAGGGGTAGATAAATTTAAAATCATAGAAAATTATGGAATTGTTTTTACAGCTCAAAATGGGATGGTAAGACAAGAAACAATGAAATTACCTTCTGAAATCACTTTAGATTTTTGTTACAAATTATTGAATGTTAGTTTAATTGACATTATACGCTTAGAGCACTCAATAGATATCATTGTGGATGATGAAGGATTACTGAAATGGTCTAATTATGTTTCTACTATCACAATTTGTGGTGAAAACAAAAAAATTGCGGGGAATTTTTTAATGGTCGGAAGCAATAGCGATGGGGAGTTTATCCCATTAAATCAAAAACAGTTGAATTGGATTGAAGAAAATATTACTTACAGTCGTTTTTGTTATAAGTATTAA
- a CDS encoding glycoside hydrolase domain-containing protein — translation MVDQMVLSTQKWLNKTYKNVQGFGSVPENGKTGWPTIYGLIRGFQHECGITELSDNFGPTTQKKADDLLPKLKIGYTGNLVYLIQGAFWCKGMSPEAFDGKYTTKTEEAISTLQKNAGVASNGKLTVALLKALFDMSAFVLVPGGDSKIRTMQQNLNASYQPYFGILPCDGIYQRETNTALIYALQAEIGMSPSEANGIYGPGTTSRTPVVNIGATGNVVKIIQWGLYVNGFYKSGDFNGVFSSSLGDEVISFRKFMKLPSYSATADMTVIKGLLSSAGNTSRDSIACDTSTQLSLEQIKYLKSIDFSVVGRYLTGSVGTGANKRNKYLTSEEIENLVNEGFSIFPIYQDGGWEENYFTSSQGKTDAILASNAAMELGFPTGATIYFAVDVDVLDGNIDSTVLPYIKAVHDALSTISLYKTGIYGTRNVCQRAVDAGAVTNCFVSDMSTGFSGNLGFKMPKEWAFDQFIEMTVGRGDMLFPIDQVASSGRDAGVKNFDIDSSQKVNTISHNILNGLNLQDFFKEVIIVPNKIYEQHLGAIDLYLTARNTWSSDSKEGTAKIVVTNGIADMKVYLNPIQETLDKYNTIFKDVKSNSIESAINRLGPTVKNGIIETGLAARNRKIGTKIIVKSEYKIKRNGKTLTERLELIIEIYVNQSNVTPVPVADYELVTKSVENNSMPEIFETVGGIAVIAGIIYLLPVEVIGIGSVAIASVFISVITWGKELIS, via the coding sequence ATGGTAGATCAAATGGTATTATCAACACAAAAATGGTTAAATAAAACGTATAAGAATGTTCAGGGATTTGGCAGTGTACCTGAAAATGGAAAGACAGGATGGCCGACTATTTACGGTCTAATTAGAGGGTTCCAACATGAATGTGGGATTACTGAGTTATCGGATAATTTTGGTCCAACAACACAAAAAAAAGCTGATGATTTATTGCCTAAATTAAAAATAGGTTATACTGGGAATCTTGTTTATTTAATTCAAGGTGCTTTTTGGTGCAAAGGGATGTCTCCGGAGGCCTTTGATGGGAAATATACTACAAAAACCGAAGAAGCTATTAGTACATTGCAAAAAAATGCAGGTGTGGCTAGTAACGGAAAATTAACGGTAGCTTTATTAAAAGCATTATTTGATATGAGTGCCTTTGTATTAGTCCCAGGAGGGGATTCAAAAATTAGAACAATGCAACAAAACTTAAATGCATCTTATCAACCGTACTTTGGTATTTTACCCTGTGATGGTATTTATCAAAGAGAAACGAATACAGCTTTAATTTATGCTTTACAAGCAGAAATTGGAATGAGCCCTTCGGAAGCCAATGGAATCTATGGACCTGGTACTACTAGTAGAACACCTGTCGTCAATATCGGTGCTACTGGTAATGTTGTTAAAATTATTCAATGGGGATTATATGTGAATGGGTTTTATAAATCCGGAGACTTTAATGGCGTCTTTTCGAGTAGTCTGGGAGATGAAGTTATTTCATTTAGAAAATTCATGAAATTGCCTTCGTATTCAGCTACTGCTGATATGACTGTTATTAAAGGATTATTGTCCAGTGCAGGAAATACAAGTAGAGATTCAATTGCTTGTGATACCTCAACACAATTATCACTAGAACAAATAAAGTATTTAAAGTCTATTGATTTTAGTGTAGTGGGAAGATATTTAACTGGATCCGTTGGAACTGGAGCAAATAAACGAAACAAGTATTTAACCAGTGAAGAAATTGAAAATTTGGTTAACGAGGGTTTTAGCATTTTCCCTATCTATCAAGATGGAGGTTGGGAAGAAAATTACTTTACTAGTTCACAAGGTAAAACAGATGCTATTTTAGCTAGTAATGCAGCAATGGAATTAGGATTTCCAACAGGTGCAACTATTTACTTTGCTGTCGATGTAGACGTTTTGGACGGAAATATTGACTCTACAGTATTACCTTATATCAAAGCAGTTCATGATGCACTTTCAACTATTTCTTTATACAAAACAGGTATTTACGGTACTCGAAACGTTTGTCAAAGAGCCGTTGATGCTGGAGCAGTAACCAATTGTTTTGTATCAGATATGTCCACAGGGTTTAGTGGGAATTTAGGGTTTAAAATGCCTAAAGAGTGGGCATTCGACCAATTTATTGAAATGACCGTGGGTAGAGGAGACATGTTGTTTCCAATTGATCAAGTTGCTTCTTCTGGACGAGATGCGGGAGTGAAAAATTTTGATATTGATTCTAGTCAGAAAGTGAATACTATCAGTCATAATATATTGAATGGATTGAATTTGCAGGACTTTTTCAAAGAAGTTATTATTGTGCCCAATAAGATATATGAACAACATTTAGGTGCAATTGATCTTTATTTAACAGCAAGGAACACTTGGTCTTCTGATTCAAAAGAAGGAACGGCTAAAATTGTGGTAACAAATGGTATTGCAGACATGAAAGTATACCTTAATCCAATACAAGAAACACTTGATAAGTACAATACTATTTTTAAAGACGTAAAAAGTAATAGTATTGAAAGTGCAATTAATCGATTAGGACCTACAGTAAAAAATGGGATAATTGAAACTGGTTTAGCTGCACGAAATAGGAAAATAGGAACGAAAATCATTGTGAAAAGTGAGTATAAAATAAAACGAAATGGGAAAACATTAACAGAAAGATTAGAATTGATTATTGAAATCTATGTAAATCAAAGTAATGTTACTCCGGTTCCTGTTGCAGACTATGAACTGGTAACGAAGTCAGTTGAAAATAATAGTATGCCGGAAATTTTTGAGACAGTAGGTGGAATAGCTGTTATAGCGGGAATTATATATCTGCTCCCTGTAGAAGTAATAGGAATTGGTTCAGTAGCTATTGCGTCTGTTTTTATATCTGTAATCACGTGGGGAAAAGAACTAATTTCTTGA
- a CDS encoding DUF2786 domain-containing protein — MKNKYSKIVKKVKGLLAIANDQKNDEECQSAFVLAQKLMIEYGINKSDVEDTLISEEINEESVTIFKKMFWWERQLSSIIGENFRVKVFWRNKTLDGEHKRKSKIVFYGLEKDLELAKEMYLLAFEALVYHSKTYISYYYEETGEARERYITESVKSSYISGFLEGLENRFAEQVAILQEEYSLLVMMPEVVEKSYEEMSKGFGSYSINTPPPVIGEAYKEGLKKGNGIDFTKSTIDTTDYSSVYNKIITYSQGATRDLLAKIIKIENETMILLNCYDMQNEDLPTFYKWELAFDYPFEFAKEKDIVRFDKNLVSFKKNYSQSFDELEVELGVQLNCHQN, encoded by the coding sequence ATGAAAAATAAATATTCTAAAATAGTAAAAAAAGTTAAAGGATTACTAGCAATTGCAAACGATCAAAAAAATGATGAAGAATGCCAGTCAGCATTCGTGTTAGCGCAAAAACTAATGATTGAGTATGGAATAAACAAGAGTGATGTTGAAGATACTTTAATATCTGAAGAGATAAACGAAGAAAGTGTAACTATTTTTAAAAAGATGTTTTGGTGGGAAAGGCAGCTATCTTCCATTATTGGTGAAAATTTTAGAGTGAAAGTTTTTTGGAGAAATAAAACGTTAGATGGGGAGCATAAAAGAAAATCTAAAATAGTCTTTTACGGGTTAGAGAAAGACTTGGAATTAGCTAAAGAAATGTATTTATTAGCGTTTGAAGCCCTTGTTTATCATAGTAAAACCTATATTTCTTACTACTATGAAGAGACAGGAGAAGCTAGAGAAAGGTATATAACAGAGTCCGTTAAATCCAGCTATATAAGTGGATTTTTGGAGGGTTTAGAAAACAGATTTGCAGAACAAGTGGCTATTTTACAAGAAGAATATTCTTTGTTGGTAATGATGCCTGAAGTTGTAGAAAAAAGTTATGAAGAAATGTCAAAAGGGTTTGGATCATATTCTATAAATACTCCTCCACCTGTTATTGGTGAAGCTTATAAAGAAGGTTTGAAAAAGGGGAATGGAATAGACTTTACAAAAAGTACAATTGACACTACGGATTATTCGAGTGTTTACAACAAGATTATCACCTATTCTCAAGGTGCCACAAGAGATCTATTAGCTAAAATAATTAAAATTGAAAATGAAACAATGATTTTACTAAACTGCTATGACATGCAAAATGAAGATTTACCAACATTTTATAAATGGGAGCTAGCATTCGATTACCCTTTTGAATTTGCAAAGGAAAAAGATATTGTTAGATTCGATAAAAATTTAGTTAGTTTTAAAAAAAATTATTCTCAATCTTTTGATGAATTAGAAGTGGAACTTGGTGTTCAGTTAAACTGTCATCAAAACTAA
- a CDS encoding AAA family ATPase, whose product MNKVILMCGVSGAGKTTFSKEKEKDGYIRLSIDELIWEDYGVYGVDYKSEEYEKVSALSSTKMKELTIKYVQKGKNVIVDSSFWSKSHRDSYRKLLEDYEVEIQVVYLKADYAILKKRLEIRNQTQTANSAFPITEDILKRFYSGFEEPINENEIVIIQS is encoded by the coding sequence ATGAATAAAGTCATTTTAATGTGTGGAGTTAGCGGCGCAGGAAAGACAACTTTTTCAAAAGAAAAAGAAAAGGATGGATACATAAGGCTATCTATAGATGAACTTATCTGGGAAGATTATGGCGTATATGGTGTCGATTACAAATCTGAAGAATATGAAAAAGTGTCGGCCTTATCATCCACGAAGATGAAAGAACTAACTATTAAGTATGTGCAGAAAGGAAAAAATGTTATCGTAGATTCCAGTTTTTGGTCAAAGAGCCATCGAGATAGTTATCGTAAATTACTAGAAGATTATGAAGTAGAAATTCAAGTAGTTTACCTCAAAGCCGATTACGCCATACTTAAAAAACGCTTGGAAATTCGAAATCAAACTCAAACTGCTAATTCAGCTTTTCCAATTACTGAGGATATCCTTAAACGATTTTATTCAGGGTTTGAAGAACCCATAAATGAAAATGAAATTGTTATCATTCAAAGTTAA
- a CDS encoding thermonuclease family protein, whose protein sequence is MKNKLFFVGICLLFLTGCADLELSQNEINVIDVAKSDTSNQEVNTSQFTGSNFSVLPKSKRIRVDYSKKIDGDTARFELNGHEFKSRFLLIDTPETVKRGVDPQPFGKEASELTDKLLSKATTIEIEFDKGDKTDRYDRALCYVYVDNVLIQNILVSEGLARVAYISSPNDTKLAEIKGYEQIAKDENVGIWSIEGYVTNQSFNP, encoded by the coding sequence TTGAAAAACAAATTATTTTTTGTTGGGATCTGTTTACTGTTTTTAACGGGATGTGCGGATTTAGAGCTAAGCCAGAATGAAATAAACGTAATTGATGTTGCTAAAAGTGATACCAGCAATCAAGAGGTAAATACAAGTCAGTTTACTGGAAGTAATTTTTCAGTGTTACCAAAAAGTAAAAGGATTCGGGTTGACTATAGTAAGAAAATAGATGGAGATACTGCACGATTTGAATTGAATGGTCATGAATTCAAATCTCGATTCTTACTAATTGATACTCCTGAAACTGTAAAAAGAGGTGTGGATCCACAACCATTTGGAAAAGAGGCCAGTGAATTAACGGATAAGCTCTTAAGCAAAGCAACGACAATAGAAATTGAGTTTGATAAAGGCGACAAAACTGATAGATATGATCGAGCCTTGTGTTATGTATACGTTGATAACGTACTGATTCAAAATATACTTGTTTCTGAAGGACTTGCACGTGTCGCATATATTAGTAGTCCTAATGATACCAAACTAGCTGAAATCAAAGGATATGAGCAGATTGCTAAGGATGAAAATGTTGGAATTTGGTCCATTGAAGGGTACGTAACTAACCAGAGTTTTAATCCTTAA
- a CDS encoding DUF4942 domain-containing protein has product MFNKDFYPSPKKVVELLTEKLHSVGVVLEPSAGKGDLADGIKEKFLNRGRNEYTLDVIEKDPELCSILQGKNYNLVDDDFLNFETNTEYDAIIMNPPFSGGEYHLLKAIKLAEKQTYLTCDIRALINAETILNPYSKERQHLVALLDRYGASIVYYDDLFLEAEKQTKVKCALIKLTVNTVLKKVKYTFDKIYKTDLEKVHGSSFENLLSTKLNENEIEKRVKDIEVLIKQYELHVALVKEKYRVSASLKYLESLVSESRVNRMGLFSGGYTKNDINEDIRNLRNSYWTEILQTEEFRKKLTNHGASQIAKYITNVASLEINRKNIHFMLMALIQNQENIILDSCVDIFDNITRYHNNEYSKNIHYYNGWSGNSAFKINNKVVYPMTYNGFNIYTYDKNEDTHFDSIDYQVRSFITDLMKMFKFLNPHFDEEFQTNATGDYENEILRFKMFKKGTIHLWFKDLDLLAQFNVYCGQQKNWIPTDEEIKKNKEADQFMSEEFPEYKQMQLTN; this is encoded by the coding sequence ATGTTTAATAAAGATTTTTATCCAAGCCCAAAAAAAGTAGTGGAGTTATTGACCGAAAAATTACACTCAGTGGGTGTAGTTCTAGAACCAAGTGCCGGAAAAGGAGATTTAGCAGATGGCATAAAAGAAAAGTTCTTAAATCGAGGTAGAAACGAGTACACGCTTGATGTAATTGAAAAGGACCCCGAACTTTGTAGCATATTACAAGGGAAAAATTACAATTTAGTGGATGATGATTTTCTAAATTTTGAGACAAATACAGAATACGATGCAATTATAATGAATCCCCCTTTTTCAGGGGGAGAATATCACTTATTAAAAGCGATAAAATTAGCTGAAAAGCAAACGTATCTAACCTGTGATATAAGAGCGCTAATTAATGCGGAGACAATTCTAAACCCATATTCTAAAGAGAGACAGCATTTAGTTGCACTACTTGACAGATACGGTGCAAGTATCGTTTATTATGATGATTTATTTTTAGAAGCTGAAAAACAAACTAAAGTAAAATGTGCCTTAATAAAACTAACTGTTAATACGGTATTGAAAAAGGTAAAGTACACGTTTGATAAAATTTATAAGACTGATTTAGAAAAAGTTCATGGGAGTTCATTTGAAAACTTATTATCGACAAAACTTAATGAAAACGAAATAGAAAAAAGGGTAAAAGATATTGAAGTATTAATTAAGCAGTACGAGCTTCATGTTGCATTAGTAAAAGAAAAATACAGAGTAAGTGCATCACTTAAATACTTGGAATCATTAGTATCTGAATCTAGGGTGAACAGAATGGGTTTGTTTTCTGGTGGGTATACTAAGAATGATATTAATGAGGATATACGGAATTTAAGAAATAGCTACTGGACTGAAATTTTACAGACGGAAGAGTTTAGAAAAAAACTCACCAATCATGGAGCGAGTCAAATAGCCAAATATATTACAAATGTAGCTTCACTGGAAATCAACAGAAAAAACATTCACTTTATGTTAATGGCATTGATTCAAAATCAAGAAAATATTATCCTTGATAGTTGTGTGGATATATTTGACAATATTACCCGATACCATAATAATGAGTATAGTAAAAATATTCACTATTACAATGGTTGGTCTGGTAATAGCGCATTTAAAATAAATAACAAAGTGGTTTATCCAATGACATACAATGGATTTAATATTTACACGTATGATAAAAATGAAGATACTCATTTTGATTCGATTGACTACCAAGTGCGGAGTTTCATTACAGATTTAATGAAAATGTTTAAGTTTTTAAATCCTCATTTTGATGAAGAATTTCAAACAAATGCAACTGGTGATTACGAAAACGAAATTCTCAGATTTAAAATGTTCAAAAAAGGAACGATTCACTTATGGTTTAAAGATTTAGACTTGTTAGCTCAATTTAATGTGTATTGCGGACAACAAAAAAATTGGATCCCGACAGATGAAGAAATCAAGAAAAATAAAGAAGCAGACCAATTTATGAGTGAAGAGTTTCCAGAATACAAACAAATGCAATTAACGAATTAG
- a CDS encoding helix-turn-helix domain-containing protein produces the protein MTKKIIQEVTEEMFLADLEASFADFLTDKEGVKSVDRRIYKIKKAPVYSAQDIKRIRNKYNYSQKTLASILNVSVRTVENWEISKSQPSGSTFRLLELLEKMNFTEEIEERIIVNAN, from the coding sequence ATGACTAAAAAAATAATACAAGAAGTAACAGAAGAAATGTTTTTAGCGGATTTAGAAGCGTCTTTTGCTGACTTTTTAACTGATAAGGAGGGTGTTAAATCAGTAGATAGAAGGATATACAAAATAAAAAAAGCTCCTGTCTATTCAGCACAAGATATTAAAAGAATTAGAAATAAATACAATTATTCTCAAAAAACATTAGCTAGTATTTTAAATGTGTCTGTAAGGACTGTAGAAAATTGGGAAATATCTAAATCGCAACCAAGCGGAAGTACCTTCCGACTTTTAGAACTACTAGAAAAGATGAATTTTACTGAAGAAATTGAAGAAAGAATAATTGTGAACGCGAATTAA